The Brassica napus cultivar Da-Ae chromosome C7, Da-Ae, whole genome shotgun sequence genomic interval tatcatattttaggataattttaatttaaaatgtaattttcttatttttcaaacaaattctaaaaatattttttaaatattttgtttaatgttttcaaaaatattgagttgcatttcaaataaaaagttaaagatattaaaaatattctaattaaaatatgtaaaatttaatatagttttaaggaaattgtcaaaataaaaaaaattacacatataaaaatcatgatttttttttttttgatgaaaatttaaCTGggtggatcattatttatatgatatcgcacacaaatttttttctttctgtttttacaattatctaattaactctatatactcattttttttatattttttatatgatatcacacattcgtaaaaaaaatagatagtttatgatacaaaaaaaatatttacttaatgaatataatatgaacgaatattacaaatacatcatttaagaaaataaataattaaaaactgaaaatttataTCCGCGCTGAGGGTCTAGTGATCCATTAAATACCTATTGAATAGCTTAAAAGTTTTAGCCACTAGGCCAACTCTTTGTTGGTAAAAGAAGGGAATATAACCAACTAAGCTATGTTAGTTGGTTaacttgtaaatatttattgttgGATTCTCGGGAAAGACTTTTTATCGCCATAAGATTAAGACCCGAGATGCGCCATGGGCAGTGGTGGAGCTACCTTCACGGTAGAGGGACCTTCACACGGTAGAGGGGTCGGTTATGTGAACCCTATGAAttctgatgatttttttttgaacttgaaCAAAATAAGTGAAACATTACAAAGTTAGCTACTGTGACCTGACATATCGATGAAATCGAAATGACCCCAATGCTGGCTCCGCCACTGGCATGGAGATACATCCTAGACCTCCTTGATCTTCTGTATTATCATTCATCTTGTGATATTGTACATCTAAGATAACATGGCATGAGATCATGTTCAGGTGAGATGGATTTTCTGATTTATTGACTTGATCATCTGACCAGTCATTCCTAGCTAAtcgaatttaaatttgataGTATTGCCAAACTACTTAATAGCAAAAGCCTATATCAAGTGGCCACCCATCAAATTACCTAGATCGTTACAAATATGaccaaaattgatttattttctgACTTAAGGTCGGTTGTCTACTCTTTTGAACACATTTGGAAATTTTATGTGTtctattctttttttatatcaaattttatgtGTTGTATTcatgttatataattttgtatatataacgCTTccaatacatatttatatttcaatCTCTTAATGAACGAGAACAATGCTAGTCACGAACCATCTACATCAAGTAGACTAGGCTTGGACATTTGATCAGAAACTCAAaaatctaaaccaaaaaaaaaaataaataaataaaaaaaaatcgaaacttaCAAATATCCGTATAGTTcatatttctttaaaatctaaatatcaaaaccaaaccgaaactcAGAAACAAATGTGTATCTACATACCCAAATCTAATTCATAgatatttaaaactattatttataattagttttcaAATACCTATAAATCTCAAACTACACTTTATgaacataaaaattattaaaaaacccAAATTATTCGAATATTTTTACTCAAttcatatgaaattatttacattatataaaatttaatctaAACAACCAAATTATCTAttttatctaatatattttagttacctgatattttggtttgaattaCATGAAATTATTTGAACTATCAGAAAAACCTAAACTAAACAAGGACTAGATTGGACCCAAATTTTTTGGGTATTAGCTATTAGCTATGTAGCATGGAATCGTTGGTGGTCATGCATTTCGTGCTTCCGAAGCGGAACCGGAAACGGAATCGCTGGGAATCACTCGGAATCGTCATGGAATCACGTTTCGGATAGTGAGACGTTTGGAACCGTAATGGAAGCACGCGATTCAGGATTGGAAGCGTCGATGGATAGTTGACGGAAGCGTCGATGGATAGTTGACGGAAGCGTCTATGGATATATGttcaaaaaactgaaaattattttgggcttttaaattttgatttgttttgtgaatATGTGATCCAATTAGATCATTACAATAACAAAACCCTAGTTACCAAATAAGCTAAAAAGATTAAAACTCTTGAAATTCAGTTACCGTAAGAAGCAGTTCTGATATTTCTTCAAGTTACACATTTTATCCAGATTCTGAGAGAAGAGAAGCAAAGGTACgtaactcatatatatataaatactcaGTTATTGTGCTTTGTTTGATGTGTTGTCACTTGTTTGTCTTTTATGCATGTGGTTTGCATATTCTATTGTTTGATCGTGAGTGTATTAAAGTCATGGCTGCACttttttggttttcaatttCAGTGCAaggaatattttaaatattgtattattataAGTTGCTTTGTGTACGTAGCTTTGTGTGATATTGTTGTAgtcttttgaaattttatgtttcatatttGTATTATGTTCGGTatattaagatattatatattagtattCATATAACTTTTTCACAGGACTAATGTCTCAAGATCCTCTAAACATGGATGAGTCCTCGAACGTGGATGACAAGGCACCTTTGTGGATCTATGTGAACAAAATTGAGAAGTTAGCTGGAGGAGGATCATGGAGGTTTGAATGCAAGTTCTGCAGTAATTCATATGTTGGATCTCATAGTAGAGTTATGACTCATCTGCTGCAAGGGGGAAAAGGAATTAAATGATGCTTGAAAGTCACTCCTCAACAAAGAGTTAACCTGAAAAAGCTAGTTGATAATTGCAAAGAGAGGTTAAAGCGTGCAGCTTCCAAAGCAGTTCCACTTCCTTCGTCATCAAGGAACATGTCTAGTTCTTCTCTTGATTATGATATGAGCTACAAAGTTCCAAACGCAACTGAGTCTGATCCAAAGAAGAGAAAGGGTCCTTTGGAAAAAGCATTTCAGAATGAAGCTAGGGAGCAATGTGATGGGGAGGTATCTAGGATGTTCTACACAGGTGGTCTGTCTTTTAACCTTGCAAGAAATCCTCACTACCGCAATTCATATGTGCGTGCTTCCCAAATTCCAGGATATGTTCCACCCGGGTATAATGCATTGAGAACTACACTTcttcaaaaggaaagaaagaacaTTGAGATGCATTTGCAACCTTTGAAGAACACATGGAAACAAAAAGGAGTGAGTATATGTAGTGATGGTTGGTCAGATCCACAACGAAGACCAATATTTAACTTGATTGCTGCAAATGAGAGTGGTCCAATGATGTTAAGGGCGATCAATACTCATGGTGAGACAAAAATCGGTGAGATGATTGCATAGCTGATCATAGACGGCATAAAGGAGGCTGGGCATGAAAATGTGGTTCAGGTTGTCACTGACAATGCTTCAAACTGTGTAAAAGCTGGTGCGCTTATTTCAGCCAAGTTTCCTACTATTTTCTGGACACCATGTGTGGTTCATACCTTGAACCTTGCTCTGAAGAATATATGTTCACCATTACTGAGCACAAGAAATAATGAAGCAGTGTAAGCAGTGTATGATGCTTGTTACTGGATAAAGTCTATCAGTGAAGATGTGAATTGGATCAAGAATTATATTATGAATCACGGGATGAGGCTTGTAATGTTCACTGAGCATTGTGATCTTAAGCTCCTCACAATTGCTTCTACAAGGttagttttctatatttttaattgaGAGCTTACTTATATTCTTAATCTTTAAGTTAATAatcattagttttatttttacagGTTTGCTTCCACGGTTGTAATGTTAAAgagattcaaaaaaataaagaccGGGTTACAACAAATGGTGATCAGTCCTAAATGGGATGACTATAAAGAAGACGGTGTAGAGAGAGCATCTGCAGTGAAGAAAAAGATATTAGATAAGTTGTTTCGGGAGGAGCTTGAATATGCTTTATCTTTCACTTTGCCCATCCATAGCGTGATTAGAGCTATTGATACTGATAAACCTTCTCTTCATCTGGTTTATGAATGGTAGGAAAGTATGATTCAGAATGTCAAGAGAGCAATCttcaaaaaagaaaggaaacaacttAATGAAGATTCCGTCTTTTGGACTGCGGTGCACTCGATTTTGACTTCTCGTTGGAGTAAGAGTAATACTCCTCTTCATTGTATGGCACATTCTCTAAACCCCAAGTAAGTTTATAAATCTGTTTTTATTCTGTTTTTCTTATCAActtataaaatggtaaaattGGTTTTTGATCAGTAAgattttaattgttatatatatttgttggaTGCAGGTACTATAGTTCAGAGTGGCTTGTAGAAGAAGACAGTAGAAAAGCTCCACATCAAGATTTGGAGGTTactagagaaagaaaaaattgCATCATGAAGTATTTTCCAAATCAAGATGAAAGGAGAGAGGTTAACGTTGAATATTCTAACTTCTCTTTATGCATGGAGGACTTTGGTAGTGTTGATGTGATTCATGATAGGTTTATCTTAGAACCTTTGAGATGGTGGGCAGTTCATGGATCTTCGGCACCAAAACTTCAAATCTTAGCATTCAAGTTACTTGGACAACCATTTTCATCCTCATGCTGCGAAAGGAATTGGAGTACATACAAGTTCATTCATTCTGCTATAAGAAACAAGATTGTTCCCCAAAGAGCTGAAGATTTAGTATTTGTGCATACTAACCTCCGTCTTCTATCAAGAAGGAGCTCTTCTTATAAAGAAGGTCCTAGCTGTATGTGGGATGTAGGAGGTGATCAATTTGATTCGCTGGATGAGATTAATTTGGGAAAACTTGAGTTTGAAGATCTTTCTCTTGATGAACCAGAATTGGAAGTTGTTTTGTTTGGTGGAGATGGGGAAAATGAGAACAATGATGAGTTCGATATTTAACTTGaagcttgaattttttttatgttatgttgagtttttttgtttgttaacttTTATGTTGAActtcattatttaaattatgtgttggatttttattattatttattttattttattaagtgcttcaatattatatatatatatatatatatatatatgtataaacgcttccaacacgtacccgtttcctaaacattttaaaatttttgcttcTACGCTTCTTTACGCTTCCGCTTCCGCGTCCCCGCTTCCGATTCCATGCAGCATAGGCTATTAGCTTACGATATTCTTACAGGAAATGAACCAATAACCGaatcaaaaccaaataaattttatagaaatccgaacaatttttttaatacaaatccgAACTGTTTTTATAtctccaaaaaataaaatcagaaaTAAATATCAATAGTTTGATTTTAAAGTgctgtttaataaatatagggaatcttttagtttaataaattaaaaataaataattatgttaattTATTCCTTTGTAtacgttttttatatatttttcatattagaTTCtagatgtaaaatattttatttaactttagTGATTTGGAATAATTACTATTTTATCACTTTAATCAtttcttattaatatttttttgtattaatacataatatagaaatatttttataagaaatagaaaagtatacaaaggtgatgattgttttactagtttttagattttcgattttagattttagtttttggtttttggtttttggcttttagattttattttttagattttgggtTTTAgtgtttggttttagtttttgcagtagattttagttttttgaaaaacatgagTGGTTGttctatattttagtttttagtttttggtttctgtttttaatattaataaaaagaaaattattaataatattaaaatttttattctgaaaaaataaaaaataaaatgctaTTATCAACAATTAATATGTGTTGATTAGTTTAAAAAACTTACGTAAGTTGGATCATGAATTTTTTTGtacgaaaaataaatgtaaaattttttaaaacaacaaactAGAAAATgttggattttggtttttttatattagatttttttttatttctaaattttaatttttttaaaaaatatttttttttctaaattttggttaatgttttattttattttaaaaattttctaacttaaaaactgattttaaaaaacaaacttaaattactaaaagaatataccaaaaaatcaataaataataCCAATAGATTATTAACAAAACATGTAAACTTTACATAAAAGTTCATTTAAATACTGAAGTTAATTTTATTGACAAGTTTTAGAAATGTTcttatttgaaatttatttttgtattatatatattaaacagaTGCTTTTTACTAAATCTGATTTGTTTCTagtatttattgttttatttgttttcttgtatTAATGCAAAAATAtagcaaaaatttaattttttttaaaaaatattgaaaaactcTGGGTAGATTTTGAAGAAACCATAAAAACTtggattttagtttttctttataaaatacagttatatgaaaaaaaactaGTTTTCCTAGGGAATCTATTTTTCTAAAAGCTTGATTGTCTAGTAaatgatttttagaaaaataaaagtcaAAAACTACTTAAAAAACTGGAAACAATCAACCTCAAAATCCACCTACATAGTTTAGAAAACCAACAAAACaaggtttttggtttttgtttgaaaatagGTAGTTAACACAAAATCTGGTTTTCATATTTCTTAGGGAATCTATTTTAAAAAGggtttttttgcaaaattgactcaaaactcaaagtcaaacctaaaactaacccatgctctttttagatttttcttttgtcctattcaccccacaagttcatataattcacgaaaataccatcaaattttttttttccgaaaatgacatttttactctctcaccctcatcatcttcaagtaattacaagattgccattgtcatcaataccccaaccaccatgaacaaccaatttgaagctcttaatgcacttaaaatcgatttacacactctctttctcacttgttatgaactaaaaacaacatctctttcactttgcctccatattcatccaaaaaactcaagcttttgattcaatttttttttatggttaatAGAGTcattcaagcatactattcttggtgggttactttcgtttgagattttgggtggttggagaagactttGTGTGCTAAAgaagtcatctcactagtttaaggtatgaaatttgaattttttccagatttgttcgtgtagaagacttacccgtaagtagtcTGGCTGTATAAGACTTACgagtaagtcttctggtcaaacggcgacttacttgtaagtcatcatctttgtttgttaaaaaaaaatctagagaataccctagacgacttactgataagtcgtctaggataatcgggttagttttgcatttgaccgaattgtgtcagatatttgacttttcctggatgacttaccagtaagtcgtctccggaaaaacaaaaatttcaatattttattaaaactggacgacttatctgtaagtcgtctcaggttacttttgcaattggaaaataaaacttaaatatttaactttttctcagacgacttactcgGAAGTCGCCAagtaagacgacttacttgaaagtcgtccaggataagcaaaatcgtccagatttatttcctagattctggtcaaaccttgcttatctcggaCGACTTTATCGTACGTCGTCTACCTGGatgactttcaagtaagtcgtctgggtaaagttaaatatttaagttttttttttcgaactgcaaactaacctgagaagacttacaaataagtcgtctatctttaataaaatattgaaatttttgttttcccggagacgacttactggtaagtcgtccagaaaaagtcaaatatctaacacaattcggtcaaatgcaaaactaacccgtttatcctagacgacttacctaggtttttttttaacaaacaaagttggacgacttacttgtaagtcgtcctatttaaaattcaattgcaaaaatgacctgttTGGACTACTTACTGCTAAGTCTTccggacgacttactggtatgtcgtctgcgtcaatgtttagtaaactttcattttctctatgtttactaatgtgttttattttgaatttttgtagatgatgcgtcagttacatgtagtgtatggagaatggttgttgaaagattgCCGTTGGGATTTTCtggttgataatgtcaaaggagcgaTCATTTTTTGggggaaggttcgacacatgctgaacttcttgcaatggctcaagaagattataacctggacatgagcacaaaatctgtggagataacctactcattaccagcagaaatgatgtaGGCTCCAGACACCTCTCCTATTCATGtaacaagtgatagacaagttcgaaacttgctcgagataaccaaaacgcatggagtacggctttgtgtatcaagccgtagcaaggtggaaacggtttcagagttcagggaagaagatgatgaagctgatgaagctgatgaatgttttgaagatgatgatgatgatttggaggatgatggggaggaggaagatggggaggaggatgctggtatctctattgttgctgaagcggaCGAGAATGGTGCGGATTAAAGTGTTTATGGAAAGGtcgaagatgaggatgaggaagatgatgatatgtgttttgaagatatcaaaaaaattgaaggaGGAAGATCAAATGGTAACaatatctatgtcaaccagagttttgttagcaaggatgtactgctttcagagctgcggttgacagcagtgaggtttaggttctccttcagaatatacaagtcagcgaaaactctccttgtgacaatatgtccggttagtggttgtcaatggaaggtcagagcgagtgtgaaacatgggacaaacacgttttgggtaacaaagtatgtggaaaaacatacatgctcagtgggagaccgactcgctcagcggagacactgtactccgaagtatgttggtaggcttttaattgatcgtgttggaatcattgatgtgTTGAATCcacagcatatcactgatgcaatgaagaacatgtttggcatgacgcttgattacaccacttcatacatagcacttttatatgcacaaacatttGTGAGATGATCAGCAGAagatgggtattcgcgtctgccatcatatctcgagcaaatctccttagcaaatcccgattctatcacggctatagaacttgattctatcaatagatttaagtatctatttctctcttttggagcttctatcaaaggttttaagtatcagagaagggtcattgtggtggatgagactcacctaagtgggaagtatggaggtgttatgttagttgcagccgcacaagatgggaattttcagatatttccattggcttttgggatcgtagatgctgaagatgaacTTTCTTGGGAAagatttttcacaaaattggctagttgtgtatctgatgagcagcctctggtgatagtctccgactggcacgcggccattaaaagtgtgtgtgataaggtgtttccttgggcaacccgagaattatgttattatcaccttcaagataacattgtcaaaaagtataaagggaaacatctcttgtacttggtgaaaggtgctgcttatgctcatacggtttcagattttgaccggtacatggctgagatacggagtgcaaacccggaccttgcaacgtatttggagaatgccGACGTCAGCCTATGGTCAATGATTTATTGTCAGGGGGACGTgtacaacataaagacaagcaacatcgttgaatctattaattccgctctgaagcgagctagaggatttccggttcagttcctgttggagttcataaggaAGAATCTAGgaaagtggttttggaaaaggagagaagatgctttgagtctcccaactcaacatagtcgaggtgttgaatacttgcttgctgttcgatcggagatagcggatacgatgacggtacaaccaattgatggatggcgattctttgtgaaaggtggtaaaatggactgtgtggttgatttggaacatgtaaagtgtgattgtggtttctatgcagtggagaaaataccttgctctcatgttatagctgctggaacatctgttggtttgcatatctccacacttgtatgtccagtgtactcaaaggattttctgtttgcaggatactcagagaatatatatccttgtgttggacaaaAAGTTGAGGAACacacatgctttcctccggatAAAAAGCGTGGTCCgggaagacagaagaaatcaagatgacaatcttggttggagctatccaggatgagaggacgcaaaccccggaagcaacacatggtttatagatgctcaaaatgcaaggaagctggccatacgaaaccacaatgtaagaaATGACGTGGATgaccttcaagtaagtcgtccagaagatcgtccagttagtcgtctaGGGTTTTTTCTTCTAGAAGACCTTCAATTTAGTCGttcagtgtttagtcttccagaagaccttcaattaagtcgtccagaaggtcgtccagggttttttcttccagaagaccttcaagttagtcgtccagtgtttagtcttccagaagatcttcaattaagtcgtccagaaggtcgtctagttagtcgtccagtgtttagtctatgtattaaaaatttgtgttatgaacttatctgtgtcaacttctttgtcaaattgcactaccaaacaaatttgagatggtcttgccctttatattatccgaaatatagttacaaaaggtcactgctcagaagactttccagactactTATAGTTAAGTTGTTCAacattccagacgacttaactgtaagtcttctgcgcagaatatagttacaaaatagggatcaagttcaaatacaaaatagggatcaaattcaaatacacacatcagcctaatctatcatacaaaataatGTAACGAAGCCTATTTATCACCCCTCATACGCACCTAGGTTGGCATCATTGTCCTTGTTTTCGAACTTATGCGCGtcaggaagctcttgaaatatattcaccgccatcttatccctcataGTCTTCCCGTTAGCCTTAGCAAagtcttttttactaaactctatcccaagagcatgacattcaatgtactttagagtgtacacgccacaatcaccagctcgggccggaggtatattggctagtctctcatatgtgaatgACTCCAGGCTGTATCAGGCACGTTGTTCGTCTGAggaagcgcactcaacaagcagataagagaccatgtagagaaaaggctccattaccacatcgagttcttctggggagatactggaacaaatgctgtaccagacgactatgtgcctcctagggatcgatatccacataGCAATCCAATGAGTGTCGTtgtagttcactggcgcatagacaTCATCAATATCTGTCCCCCAAACCTTGttcgattggcaaaatgatggtatagtgcctgcataataattccacgccccaccagggagtcttcttcctaaaccgttctgATCGGGCTCcgagtccttaaaatccttgtacttgaatctccattgctgagcaaagagatgatcaaggaagcacattctctcgctcctgaaatgttgtgggttagcgtcatacctcttcctcagcacattaatccaagcatcaatatgctgcatataaaatagggtacaagtcagaagatatcagacgacttactggtaagtcgtctacgtagaagacttactggacgacttattggtaagtcgt includes:
- the LOC106377619 gene encoding uncharacterized protein LOC106377619, producing MSQDPLNMDESSNVDDKAPLWIYVNKIEKLAGGGSWRVNLKKLVDNCKERLKRAASKAVPLPSSSRNMSSSSLDYDMSYKVPNATESDPKKRKGPLEKAFQNEAREQCDGELIIDGIKEAGHENVVQVVTDNASNCVKAGALISAKFPTIFWTPCVSISEDVNWIKNYIMNHGMRLVMFTEHCDLKLLTIASTRFASTVVMLKRFKKIKTGLQQMVISPKWDDYKEDGVERASAVKKKILDKLFREELEYALSFTLPIHSVIRAIDTDKPSLHLVYEWYYSSEWLVEEDSRKAPHQDLEVTRERKNCIMKYFPNQDERREVNVEYSNFSLCMEDFGSVDVIHDRFILEPLRWWAVHGSSAPKLQILAFKLLGQPFSSSCCERNWSTYKFIHSAIRNKIVPQRAEDLVFVHTNLRLLSRRSSSYKEGPSCMWDVGGDQFDSLDEINLGKLEFEDLSLDEPELEVVLFGGDGENENNDEFDI